One genomic segment of Fundulus heteroclitus isolate FHET01 chromosome 10, MU-UCD_Fhet_4.1, whole genome shotgun sequence includes these proteins:
- the g6pc3 gene encoding glucose-6-phosphatase 3, translated as MEAVHTQGVWIAEFLQQQTKDLEHFWLTVTHIGDPKAAFLLVFPFTYFVCKRAGVAVLWVAALSEWFNLVFKWMLFGERPFWWVGESQLFVTTKPQISQFPSTCETGPGSPSGHAMVTAAVWWVVVSSLSSFLYSRTHSWLISAAPYLLYVLLLVAVGISRIFILAHFPHQVVAGSITGFILGILLGRRVPEGRPLLFFLSISAGLLLSALTLNVGLQQLGIDLSWSITLAKKWCSHAEWIRLDTAPFSSLTRDCGALLGLGLCQYWKPGGWSLPWAPRALSLAVSSMVLYHVNRLPLPVNPQGLFYSLVFVKFALVPQIVIVLVPGLVHLFTRKKKKD; from the exons ATGGAGGCGGTGCACACTCAAGGCGTTTGGATCGCTGAATTTCTCCAGCAGCAGACAAAGGACTTGGAGCACTTCTGGCTCACCGTCACTCACATCGGGGACCCTAAAGCGGCGTTTCTGCTCGTATTCCCGTTCACCTATTTTGTCTGTAAACGAGCCGGTGTTGCGGTGCTGTGGGTCGCGGCTCTGTCGGAGTGGTTTAACCTGGTGTTTAAGTG GATGCTGTTTGGAGAAAGGCCGTTCTGGTGGGTCGGCGAATCTCAACTCTTTGTCACCACAAAACCCCAAATTTCCCAGTTTCCATCCACCTGTGAAACTGGCCCAG GTAGTCCATCAGGACATGCAATGGTGACGGCAGCCGTCTGGTGGGTGGTGGTGTCGTCCCTCAGCTCGTTTTTGTACTCCCGCACTCACAG CTGGCTGATTTCAGCTGCTCCCTATCTGCTTTACGTTCTACTGCTGGTTGCAGTCGGAATATCCAGGATCTTTATCCTCGCCCATTTTCCTCACCAGGTTGTTGCTGGTTCCATTACAG GGTTCATTCTGGGGATTCTTCTGGGCCGCAGAGTGCCAGAAgggcgccccctgctgttcttCCTGAGCATCAGCGCTGGCCTGCTGCTCAGTGCTCTGACACTGAATGTTGGCCTGCAGCAGCTTGGCATCGACCTCTCCTG GTCTATAACTTTGGCTAAGAAATGGTGCAGCCATGCTGAGTGGATCCGCTTGGACACAGCACCGTTCTCCTCCCTGACCCGGGACTGCGGGGCCCTTCTTGGTCTGGGGCTGTGCCAGTACTGGAAGCCGGGTGGGTGGTCCCTGCCGTGGGCTCCCAGAGCCCTGTCCCTGGCCGTCTCGTCCATGGTACTCTACCACGTGAACCGCCTGCCGCTCCCCGTCAATCCACAGGGCCTCTTCTACAGCTTGGTCTTCGTCAAGTTTGCCCTGGTGCCTCAGATTGTCATAGTGCTGGTTCCTGGACTGGTTCACCTTTTCACacgcaaaaagaaaaaggactaG